The region CCCGCTTTacgtatttatatatttgccCGCTTTCGCccattttgtgttttttgtccAACAATCGAACACCTACACCCACCACCCCCATCATCCCCCCATGCcttgtgtttgttgttttgttgtgTGAGGCGCTCATTAAAGCTTCTAAAGATCTTGTGTCAGCAACGTGTGAATGGAATTATTAAGATGACAAGAGAGGGCAAACAAAGCAACCTATGGAAATGAAACTGTATTTGTACTTTTAAATTACTTGTAActgtatacatatttattttatattatgcAAGAACTGCCTACGAATAAACGATTTATTGTATATACGTCATCGTCTGGTGATTGTCTCTGTGCCGTACTCGTGTCACTCACGCTCTGACCCTCTGTTTTGTCCGCCCGAGAAACACTGCCCGTCGTTTTTACCAGATTTGTATTTGCAGCCTTATCCACATGATCCGCTCCTTCCGCTACTCTTGGGCGGAGTACAAGAATTGATCCGGCACACGGAGTTCCAAAGCCAACCTGCCGCAGGCACAGCCCAAAAGTTCCCACCTTGAACACTTGCATTTTTTGCTATTTATCAGACcgtatatttataaataaaatgtgtaatCCAATTTGGAGCGCAATCTGTTTTACTGTTTGCTGAGCGTGAGTCATCTTTGGGACCCAGACATTTTAAACTAGCGGTCTGTAGTTCCACCCTAGACACGGGATCCCAAGCCATTTCACAGATTAAACATTTCCGCTTTTCAAACATATGGCAGATAATGctcataataatattttaattattaggAAAATCAACTGCaagctcaaaaaggtatcccacgtaaAAATCATTTAACTTAAGAATTACGAAAGCCTGTTTTCGGGTCAAAaactgaaagccattggaaagccattggaaatggaaaaaaatcgaacatgaaaatgggctacaattttgaccctcgctaaacagaaatattttaatttagatcattagaaaattcaactacaaactcaaaaaggtatcccacgttcaAATCGGGATAGTATAACTGAAGTTATGGTCAGTTTTGAGGTACAGTACTAAAAGCCATTGGATTAacggaaaaatcgaatatGAAAacgggttaaaattttgactttcgctaaaaaggaatattttaatgcagactGTAAGAGAATTCCAACACGAACTTAAAGAGATATCCCACGTCGAAATCGGGATAGTATAACTGAAGTTATGGACTCTAGAAGGTCAGTTTTGAGATACAGTACTAAAAGCCATTGGATaaacggaaaaatcgaacatgaaaacgggttaaaattttgaccctcgctaaacagaaatattttaattcagattaatagagaattcaactacaaactcaaaaaggtGTCCCACGTTCAAATCGGGATAGTATAactgaagttatggaatctagaaggtCAGTTTTGAGATACAGTACTAAAAGCCATTGGATaaacggaaaaatcgaacatgaaaacgggttaaaattttgaccctcgctaaacagaaatattttaattcagattaatagagaattcaactacaaaatcaaaaaggtGTCCCACGTTCAAATCGGGATAGTATAactgaagttatggaatctagaaggtCAGTTTTGAGGTACAGTACTAAAAGCCATTGGATtaacggaaaaatcgaacatgaaaaagggttaaaattttgacccttgctaaaaaggaatattttattgcagatTGTAAGAGGATTTCAACACGAACTTAAAGAGATATCCCACGTCGAAATCGGGATAGTATAACTGAAGTTATGGACTCTAGAAAGTCAGTTTTTGGGCCCAGtactgaaagccattggaaatacgaaaaaatcgaacatgaaaatgggctaaaattttgaccctcgctaaacagaaatattttaatgtagatcaATAGAGAATTTAACTgcaaactcaaaaaggtatcccacgttcaAATCGGGATACTATAAcataagttatggaatctagaaggtCAGTTTTGAGGTACAGTACTAAAAGCCATTGGATtaacggaaaaatcgaacatgaaaaagggttaaaattttgacccttgCTAAAAGGAAATCTTTTAATTTAGATCATTAGAGAATTAAActacaaactcaaaaaggtatcccacgttcaAATCGGGATAGCATAACTGAAGTTATGCAATATAGAAGTCCGAATTGGGGTCCACTACTGAAAGGCATTGGAAATTCGGAAAAatcaaacataaaaaattgttcaaaattttgaccctcgctaaaaagaactattttaatttagatcattagagaattcaactacaaactcaaaaaggtatcccacgttcaAATCGGGATAGTATAactgaagttatggaatctaatAGGTCCGTTTTGAGGTACAGTACtaaaagccattggaaatacggaaaaatcgaacatgaaaatgggttaaaattttgacccttgctaaaaaggaatattttaatgcagatgtAAGAGGATTTCAACACGAACTTAAAGAGATATCCCACGTCGAAATCGGGATAGTATAACTGAAGTTACGAAATATAGAAGTGCAGTTTGGGACTCCGATTCTTAAAGCTATGCAAGCAAACCGAACTCGAAAATTGGGTAAAAATTGGAACCTCGATCTAAATTAATGAaggttttaaattatttgtactAACGGTAGATGGCCCATTAAAAATGTGCTCAGCTCGCATGGTATCGATAGCTAGTGCAATCGATAGGTCAGGAGAAGTCAGCTTGCCTCCTGGTAACACtgccacacgcacacacctgCAGGTGCGCCAACACACACACgagacacacacgcacacagacgCGCACTCAACTTCCAcagtttctttattttctgcagGAAAATTGGAAGCGAATCGAAGCGAAATTCGCAGTGAACGCGCCGCGTATTCGCGACCGCAACGTAATCGGAATCTCGTTGGTGATCCGGAGGCCAAGTGCCCCCCGTGCGATGCCAGCAACTGGCCAGCAATCAGCCGTCGCCGTCCAATAACCAATAGCTCGTTCGATTTTCTAGTCGGAGTTGCGGAGCGGAACCCAACCGCCCAATCGCCAGTCATCGTACGTGGCGCTATTCTCGCACTTTCGCAGCAGGCGCTCCATCCgtccggaggaggaggagcccaTCCGGATACCCGAACCGGGCGCCACCATGACGGACGCCACTAACAACGCGCTGGCCGAGAAGGGCCTGCCGCAGATGAAGGGCTGGCTGCTGAAGTGGACCAACTACATCAAGGGCTACCAGCGACGGTGGTTCGTCCTGTCCAAGGGCGTGCTGAGCTACTACCGCAACCAGACGGAGATCAACCACACGTGCCGGGGCACCATATCGCTGCATGGAGCCCTTATCCACACGGTGGACTCGTGCACGTTCGTCATCTCGAACGGCGGCACCCAGACGTTCCATATCAAGGCCGGCACCGAGGTGGAGCGCCAGTCATGGGTCACTGCCCTGGAGCTGGCCAAGGCCAAGGCCATCCGGGTGCTCGAGtgtgaggaggaggaggaaacGGAGACGGCGCACGTTGTGCCCAGCCAGGAGATCAGCACGGTGGTGCGGGACCTCACCGAGCGGCTCGAGAACATGCGCACCTGCTTCGACCTGATCACCAAGCACGGCGCCGCCCTGCAGCGGGCCCTCAACGATCTGGAGACGAACGAGGAGGAGTCGCTGGCCAGCCGCACGAAGATCGTCAACGAGCGGGCCACCCTCTTCCGGATCACCTCGAATGCCATGATCAACGCCGGCAACGATTACCTGCAATCGGCGGAGGCCCAGGGCCACAAATGGTCCAAGATGCTGCATCACGAGCGCGAGCAGCGCCAGCGGCTGGAGGAGATCGTCGAAACGATGGCCAAGCAACAGTCGCAGATGGAGCAGGCCGCCGTCCTGGTGCGCCAGAACAAGCCGGTACCGTCCAGCTCTGGCACTGTCGGCTCTCTGGTAACCTCCGACGACGACATGGAGTTCTTCGATGCCGAGGAGCACGGTTACACTGGGCCAGGTCGCTCAGTTGAGTCGCCGGATCGAGAGCGGGGCACCTTCATCCTGAAGATGAGCACGcgacgcagcagcagcgaggACCAGGTGGAGGGCCAGCTGGAGGGCAGTTCATCCGAAAGCGACGAGCAGAAGCGCACAGTGCAGACGGTGCAGCAGGTTCACCTGGTGAGTGCCCCGCGGGTGGCCTCCGGCGGGCAGGGCGACGATGACGACGTGGACAAGGCGGTGCCGCCCAAGGCGAGCACCGACTCCATCTACGGTCGCAACTGGAACCCGGAACTGATGAAgaagcggcgcgaccgagTGCCGGACAAACCGAACCACCCCGTCAGCCTGTGGGGCATCATGAAGAACTGCATCGGCAAGGATCTGTCCAAAATTCCCATGCCCATCAACTTCAACGAGCCGCTGTCGATGCTGCAGCGTCTGGTCGAGGACTACGAGTACTCGGAGATCCTCGACTACGCGGCCACCTGTCAGGACGAGTGCGAGCAGCTGGCCTACCTGGCCGCCTTCACCGTGTCCGCCTATGCCACGACAACGAACCGCACCGGCAAGCCCTTCAATCCGCTGCTGGGCGAGACCTACGAGTGCGATCGTATGGACGACTATGGCTGGCGGTGCCTGGCCGAGCAGGTGTCCCATCATCCGCCCATAGCGGCGCTCCACTGCGAGAGCAAGAACTGGACGTGCTGGCAGGAGTTCTCCATGACCAGCAAGTTCCGCGGCAAGTACGTTCAAGTGAGTATCGTTCAGACAAGGATCTTAAGTGCCTAGGATCCAAAAAGTAATATGTTTTATAGACAACAAACTCTAAGGTGGCCATAGAACATCTTAGAATTACCTTCCTTAATTAACACGTTGATTTCCCCGCAGATTAATCCCCTGGGCGGCGTGTATGTGCAATTTCTGGACAGCGGCAGGCGTTACTCCTGGCGCAAGGTAACCACCACGGTGAACAACATCATTGTGGGCCGTCTGTGGGTTGACCAGCATGGCGAAATGGAAATCAAGGGAACGCAGGCGGCGGAGGGACTCAAGTGTATCCTGAACTTTATCCCCTATTCGTACTTCAGCCGCGAGGTGCAGCGTAGCGTTAAGGGCGTGGTGATGAACAAAGACAACGAGGTTAAGTGGGTGGTGCGAGGCACCTGGGACCTAAAGATCGAGATCGCACCGGTGCTGAAGACGACGGGATCGCCCAGCAGTCCAACGTACACCACGGGCGACTTCAAGCTGGCCTGGCGCCGCCGTCCTGCTCCACCGGAGTCAGAGAAGTTCTACAACTTCACCACCCTAGCCTGCCAGCTCAACGAAGAGGAGGAGGGCGTGGCGCCGACGGATTCACGCAATCGTCCCGACCAACGGCTCATGGAGCAGGGCAACTGGGATGAGTCGAACAAGGAAAAGTTGCGTCTGGAGGACAAGCAGCGCACAGAACGACGAAGGCGTGAGGccgaggcggaggaggcggcggcggagggcAGGCCGTATCCGGCCTACGAGCCCATGTGGTTCAAGCGCGAGAAGGAGGAGGGCAGCGAGGAATATGTGCACGTGTTTAAGAACACCTACTGGGAGGCCAAGGCGGCGCAGAACTTCGATGGCTGTCCGAACATCTACTAGACAGCAGAGTAGCCAACCGAGCAGCCATGAAAGGAGGAGCAACTGCAGCCACTACCACACATAGCAGCCTTAGCGAATATTCTAAAGATTTCAAATATGCAGCCTGCACACACCACTGCACACAACCGAGACACCACAGCGGAAGACGCTCCGACGGACAGGCGGAGCAGCACATACGCATATAGTAGTACCACACTTCGATCTAgtgcatatatataaattaattccTGTAAACTAACCAAGTTCGATCCATCCCTTGCGTCGAAATTtactttgattatttcttttctGACTTTCGGTTTCCTATTTCTAGTGGCTTTCCAACCCGGGGGCTAGACAAGTGAAAGCTTTTAAACCACTAGATGTCTTTTCCTTTCCGTAGAATGCATATTTCGCCTTtgttgtgtatatatatatcgaaCCCAATCGAAAGACGAGGAGGGAGCGAGAGAATAtgttaaatgttataaatttatgcaatttattattaaagtattatttaaataaagcaaCAATGTGTGTTTAAACTGGTGAAACTTGCGCCGGCAGCTGGCGACACCACCTGCACATCAGCGATAAGATCCCGCCTGACTCACGCGATCGCTATCACATAATCCGGCTGCCATTAGGGTGTAGATCGACCAGTCGACTAACGAAGCGTAGGGCGAATGTACAAAATTCTTGTCCAAATAGTTGTATACTAGAaacttgtttaaaatttaccatttatttcaaatcagagaaataatttatatacttCCTTCAAATAAGTACATGTATTTCTCGAccaattaacaaatatttaacaaattatacTTCAAGCCtattgtaaaaatgtttcaaatacTCCAAAGATTACTTTCCCCTAAGATTGTTAGTCAATTAGGTCGAGCACCCAAGGCCGCCATCGATCAGGCTTATCAGTTGACTACACACGAGCGATAACGCATTAGCGGGTCAGAGCCTGACCCTCAATTGTTATCCGTGGTCTGGGAGGGTTCGAAAATGTCTAACGACTTGAGGAGCGCCTCGCCGGATGGGTCGCGACCCTGGAAGCGGCGGAACACTTCCGCCGTGGGCACTGAGCCGCCGGAGCTGAGGAACGTCTGCTTGTAGCGCCGGCCAACGACCGCGTAGTTCTCCTCCGTTCGCTGTTCCGCAAAGCTGCTCGATATGTCGGCTGCTATGAGGCGGGAGTACAAGTGGCTGAACTGGGCGGCCGCCCAATCTCCCGCAAAAATGTCCGTGAGAGAGCAGGGATGTGCGTCCTTCTTGTCCAGCGGCATGCAGTGGTACACGGGCCACAGTTTCCGCACAATCTCCAGCCAAAAGCCATTTGAACGGTGCAGCTCGATGTCGAGATCCGCCAAATACAGGTCCTGGCAGAGATTATAGCCAGCCAGTTGAGTCTTTAACAGTCGCATCTTTTGGGAGATCTCGGCTTCCAGCGGCTCACCGCTGCTAAAATGCCCGGAAAGGCTTCGGATTACTGTGGGGTCGTCAAGGAAGTTGCTCATCACGTGACCGGAAACCTGGGAGGCATCCCACTCGATGTTTGAGAGTCCCGCCAAATCGCTGTAACCCGCTTGGGTGAGCAGGTGCTGCAGACCGCTTCCAAAGGTCTTGAACAGCATCTGCAGATCGTCGTATCCCAGAAGTGGGGGCCGTCCCTCCGCCTGATTCCGCTGCGGCTCCGAGAAGTTGAAGATTAGGGCGCAGAGGGGCGTAAGACCGGCAGATTTATTGCTGTTTCTTATGCCCACCATCCAACCGTTGTTCCTGCCGAATTTGTGCTCCTTGGAGTAGCAGTCCACATAGAAACCTCCAACCGGGGTGGAGCTATTGGCCGAATCTGCATCGAACACATCGTAGAACTTGACTGCCGGGTGCCACACCTCCGCATTGGGCTGCTCAACTATCCGGATGCCGAAGAGCTTCTCGCTGAGCGCAAACATTCCGGAAAGAACGCGGGGCAGTGGGAAGAACTCACAGATCTTCTGTTCCTGCAGGCCGTGCTCCGCCACCAGTTGCTTTCGGCGCCAGTAGGCCACGTCGTAGGCCTCCAACTTGTAGTCACAGCCGCTGTCCTGGGCGAAACTCTGCAGTTTTTCCAGCTCCACGCTTTGAGCGGGGCCGGCGAACTTTAGTAGCTTGGTGTATATCTGCTTGAGGTTGTCGACGCTGCCCACCATCTTGGTCTGCATGGACATGTCCGCGAAGTTCTCATAGCCCAGCAAATTCGCCTGCCTCTTGCGCAAGCCGCGGATCTTCTCCAAGTGCGTGCTGTTCTCCAGGGATTTTTCTTGTGTCGAAGAGGCCTTTAGCACGCTGGCCCTCCAAACGTTCCAGCGCTGCAGTCGTTCTGGGCAGTGCTTAAGGAAACCGTCGACCACCTGGGGTTGCAGCGTAATCTTCCAGGGACCCTCCAGGGGCTGGCTGGAATCGCGGGCGGTGGCCTCGAGCAGCGAAGGCGGGAAGTCCCTTACAAGGTTGAAGTCGGTGATCACTTGACCGAACGAGTGAATTGCCATGTTGACCTTGTTCTTGAAGCTGGCCCTCTCACGACCCAAGTGCGTGAGCAGCTCCTTCAGGCCGTCCTGCTTATCCTTGTCCAGGGTGAGCCCATTCAGCTTGCCCTCGAGCAGGAACTTCTGACGAAGCCGTTGCTCATCTGGTCCCGAACCGGCAGAAGCATCCTTGAGTGCCTTGTACACTGACAGGTTGCAGAATTTTGCCGCCCGAGCATTTCGCGCCCGCTCATGGATGTTCATGTAGGATTTGGTGGGGATCAGAGTGGAGTTGCCCAGGTACAGGGCTTTGGCAACGCCCCACGTCGTTTCCAGCGGCCCCGTGACTGTGTCCAGTTCCCTGAAGATGCCGCCGGCGTCCAGCTGCTTGCCACTGAGCAAGTCGCTCTCCAGCGCCTTCACAGAGTTCTCCACCGCCGACGCCTGCTGGCCAATGGCGCCCAGGCACATTTCGATGGTGATGTCACTGAAGGCGGGCAGACCATCCGGCTTGAGCACGCCCTCGCCCAGCGGACCCTCCTCGCCGATCTCCGGGACCCTGAAAGAATAGATTAAGTGCCTCCGGGTGCAAATTGGATGTGATCTCAGCACTTACAGCACTATGTAACCCGGCCGGTTTTCCGATGTGTGCAGAGGAGCGCTAAACGCTGCCCGGATGATGGGCACGGACGCCGGACGCCTTCGCAGGAGGTTCAGCATGTCCCAGGTGAATTCGTGGATCCGGATATGTAGAATCCCGGGGAGATTGCGCCGGAATTAAGGATTCAGAGAAAAACCTGCGTTTACACAACACGCCTGGACCAGCGATAACAATCGATATTTACTATCGCGACTTAGCGAGTACACGCACCTGACTAGCGAATACACCAACCCAATTGAGATGGCAGTCTTATTCGATACACCACTATATTCGATATGTGTCCAACTATCGATACTCACTTATCGAGAATCGACATATCGATACTGTAGTCAGTGGTTGGGCCACCACTAGTGCTCAGATTTGTTTATGCAGAACGCGAAGTCTTCTTTTTGAgtcgaaaaagaaaaagagcAGCGCTAAAAGTGCCCGTGTGGCAAGTAACAAGGTAAATGGAATGTAATCCGATCGGAGTCGGTGGCGATAATCGCGCCTGCCAATCCAGAATAAACAAATTGGAACTCCAGTCCAgcgtttgtgtgtgtgtgagagccTGCCTGCCCTGccaatgtgtgtgtgttatcAAAAAAGGCGTAGAAAAGTGCAAAAACAAACTTTCTTTTTCTGCCTTTCGTGTGTATCACTGTGGGCTGTGGCTGAACGCGAGCGTTTGCCGAATAAGAGCAATTGGAATGGCGAAGGCATAAGTAATGAGGCAGAATCGAGTGCATTCAATTAGTAGGAGAAATGGGAAATTGGAAGAGATGAGATGCAGTCTGGGGCGATCAATACCAACGCAGTCACGAGCCCCCCTTTTctgtgccagtgtgtgtgtgtgtgcctttgcctgtgaaaacaaaacaaatgtgTGCTGGCTGTGGAAAAGAAAGCGCATaattgaataataaataataacagaAACAGGGCATATGGCAACGACTCAATGACAAAAGCAAAGCCGCCACCGCAGCACAAGAAACGAAGATATGTGGCTGCAAAAGTGAAGAAAATGTGCCATTGTTTATGTGATTGGCAAATGTGCACATTTACACATACACCGCTGCAAGATAACTGTTGTTGTGCGGGCGGGTGCATTGCTCGCTAGGGCTGTGCATGTGTAAGAGCGAGAGAGCCATACCCGGAGAGCAGGACCCAAGGACAGGGGCGGATCCAGGGGGCTAGCTGTGAATTGTTCTCACCTTAAaggttttagaaaatataaactagtttatttttcttttctttacaGCACTATTTGGTATAAAGTTCCTATGATTTTATtccaattatttaaaatttttaaaaggcgattgaatcatttatttttcttatatttttaaattgataagaacaaatttaaaaatacttgaacATGAGTCACAGcaacttaaaactttaaatttcaTTGGGTTCAATTTCAGTCATTGCTTAATAGTCTCTGGTtgatcttatttttttataaatttttttttgtaattaaagtTTACCTCAAGCAGGGCACCCCCACGAATTTCACCTAGATGCGCCCCTGGCCAAAGAGCAGGAGAGAGACCAGTGCAAATCAAATTAGTCCAGACTTTTGGTCACGCCCTTGAACTTTGCATTAACCCACTACCACCCCCAGTTCGCAGCTA is a window of Drosophila biarmipes strain raj3 chromosome 3R, RU_DBia_V1.1, whole genome shotgun sequence DNA encoding:
- the LOC108026132 gene encoding oligopeptidase A translates to MLNLLRRRPASVPIIRAAFSAPLHTSENRPGYIVLVPEIGEEGPLGEGVLKPDGLPAFSDITIEMCLGAIGQQASAVENSVKALESDLLSGKQLDAGGIFRELDTVTGPLETTWGVAKALYLGNSTLIPTKSYMNIHERARNARAAKFCNLSVYKALKDASAGSGPDEQRLRQKFLLEGKLNGLTLDKDKQDGLKELLTHLGRERASFKNKVNMAIHSFGQVITDFNLVRDFPPSLLEATARDSSQPLEGPWKITLQPQVVDGFLKHCPERLQRWNVWRASVLKASSTQEKSLENSTHLEKIRGLRKRQANLLGYENFADMSMQTKMVGSVDNLKQIYTKLLKFAGPAQSVELEKLQSFAQDSGCDYKLEAYDVAYWRRKQLVAEHGLQEQKICEFFPLPRVLSGMFALSEKLFGIRIVEQPNAEVWHPAVKFYDVFDADSANSSTPVGGFYVDCYSKEHKFGRNNGWMVGIRNSNKSAGLTPLCALIFNFSEPQRNQAEGRPPLLGYDDLQMLFKTFGSGLQHLLTQAGYSDLAGLSNIEWDASQVSGHVMSNFLDDPTVIRSLSGHFSSGEPLEAEISQKMRLLKTQLAGYNLCQDLYLADLDIELHRSNGFWLEIVRKLWPVYHCMPLDKKDAHPCSLTDIFAGDWAAAQFSHLYSRLIAADISSSFAEQRTEENYAVVGRRYKQTFLSSGGSVPTAEVFRRFQGRDPSGEALLKSLDIFEPSQTTDNN
- the LOC108026131 gene encoding oxysterol-binding protein 1, with translation MTDATNNALAEKGLPQMKGWLLKWTNYIKGYQRRWFVLSKGVLSYYRNQTEINHTCRGTISLHGALIHTVDSCTFVISNGGTQTFHIKAGTEVERQSWVTALELAKAKAIRVLECEEEEETETAHVVPSQEISTVVRDLTERLENMRTCFDLITKHGAALQRALNDLETNEEESLASRTKIVNERATLFRITSNAMINAGNDYLQSAEAQGHKWSKMLHHEREQRQRLEEIVETMAKQQSQMEQAAVLVRQNKPVPSSSGTVGSLVTSDDDMEFFDAEEHGYTGPGRSVESPDRERGTFILKMSTRRSSSEDQVEGQLEGSSSESDEQKRTVQTVQQVHLVSAPRVASGGQGDDDDVDKAVPPKASTDSIYGRNWNPELMKKRRDRVPDKPNHPVSLWGIMKNCIGKDLSKIPMPINFNEPLSMLQRLVEDYEYSEILDYAATCQDECEQLAYLAAFTVSAYATTTNRTGKPFNPLLGETYECDRMDDYGWRCLAEQVSHHPPIAALHCESKNWTCWQEFSMTSKFRGKYVQINPLGGVYVQFLDSGRRYSWRKVTTTVNNIIVGRLWVDQHGEMEIKGTQAAEGLKCILNFIPYSYFSREVQRSVKGVVMNKDNEVKWVVRGTWDLKIEIAPVLKTTGSPSSPTYTTGDFKLAWRRRPAPPESEKFYNFTTLACQLNEEEEGVAPTDSRNRPDQRLMEQGNWDESNKEKLRLEDKQRTERRRREAEAEEAAAEGRPYPAYEPMWFKREKEEGSEEYVHVFKNTYWEAKAAQNFDGCPNIY